CTCCGCAGTCGGGACAGGGGTTGACCGGTGCTTCCGCGGACGTCTCTGACTCCATCGCGTCGTACACGTCCTGCCATCCACTGCTCGGTGATGTCCGCTCGTCTGTCATCTTGGTGATTTTGCTCGTTTGGCGGCTTTAGCCGCCAAACTGTTCGATAGACGATTCTCTGTTCGACAAAACCCTCGCCCGACTACGACTGCTCCGAAAGATAAGCGGCGTCTGGCTACTGCATCGGCGTTTCGCTTTCCCCGTCTGCCTCCTCGCTTACTCCGCCATCGCTCATTTCGTCGCCCTCTTTCGTTTGGCTGTTTGCTCCGCCGTCCGATTTGCCGTCCGTATCGAGGCTTTCGAGCGCTCGAATCGCGTTGTCTCGGTACGTATCGACCGGTCGGTCGTACTCTTCTCTCACCATGGCCGCGTAGCGGTTCGTTTCGTCGTCGAACGTCGAAATTCGTTCGAGAGTTCGCTCGGCGGTTTCAACCACCCAGCGGTCGCGCGTCGAATCATCGACCACGGTGATGGATTCCGGTCGGAGCGAGACGTTCACGGTTCCGTCGTCCATCTCGTAGGTTCGCGGCTTTCCGGCGATGGCGACGTACTCCGGGGCTTCGAGTTCGCGGAGCATGGCCGCGGCGTCTGGTTGGTACTGCCCGGCGTACACGAAGAATGTGTCGCCGTTCGGGTCAACGACCCGGCCACGCCAGTACTCGCTATCTTCGCCGACGTCTTCTTTCTCGGTCAGCGTCCCGACGACGAAGACGCGGTTCGCTCGCTCGCCCGTGGGGAGGAGCAAGTAAACCGGTGCTCGCTCGTCGTCCGATTCCTTGAATGTGTAACTCGCGTCGTTGAACTCCGCCGCGAACGTCCTGCGTGCGACTTCTCTGGTAGGTGCTCCACTCATGTTACATCGACCTCGCTTTGATTAGCGCCGCTTCTGCATCCACTGGCCCGGACAGTTGTTCGACATCGTTCGCCAACACGTATCGACCCATGGTCGGGCCGGACACGCGGTAGTAGTAGCCGAGCGTTTTTGCGCGCATTTCGTCGGCTACGACGGTGGTGTCGAGTGCGTCCATCGCCATCTGCTTGGCTTCTTCCAGTTCGATGCCGGTCAGGTTCTGGGTCGCCTCCTCGTTGAAGATGACTTCGTGAACGTCCATTCCGTCGTCCACGACGCCTTTGATTCGGAGGTCGAACTCGCCTTCCTGTTCGCCGTGTTCGGAACAGCGTCCGTTCTGCAGGACGCGGGTACAGTCCTCTTTCGGACATCGCTTGATGAGGCCACTGCCGGACTGGATGTCAATCAGTGCGCCCTCGACTTCGGTCGCGTTGTCGCCGACTTCGATGTCGGCGTCGAGTTCCTCGACGTTCGTCGTTCGGTTGAGTTTCACCGAGTATCGACCCTGATACTCGTCGGTGACGACGTTGCCGAGTTGGTAGACCGTGCCTTCTTCGAGTTCGGGGAGGTCGGATTTGGCCCACTTCGTGAACTTGATAGTGCCCGTCTCGTCTCCAAGCAGACCGACTTGGCCAACCGAATCGCTTCGCGGTTCCCAGAGGTCAACGACCTTGGTCGTGAGGTTCACCCACTGCTCGTCGGTTTCGATGTCTTCGACTTGTACGTCGCTGGTTCCGCCAGTTCGGATGTCGTCGCGTTCGAGTCCGGCCTCGTCCAGATAATGGCTGGTGACGCTTCGTCGTGCCTCTTCCATGGGCACCTTGTATTCGTTGACGAGGCTGTCGAGACGCGATGCTACGTCGTCTACAGTTACGTCGAGATGGTCGGAGAACTGTTCGTGTATTTCTTCCGCATGCTGTCGCACATCGGTCATGGTTGTTCCGTCTCCACTTCGTTTTCTATGGGAGACATACGGTGGTTGGTTCGCAATAGTATAAAAGGTTACGTGGAGCCTGAGTGGAAGTGAAAACCGCTGTCTCGGGCGGGTTTGCGGCGTTTCTGTGCAAACTCGGTTCTCCGACTGCCGAACTGTTTACCGGTACGATAGCGCCGATTCGGGCGGACGACTCCGTGAGAACCGCATCGGGGAAACCTTTCATTCCCTCACCACCAACGTGCGGTATGGACGACCGTCTCGAACGCTTCCTTCGTATCAAACTCAGGGAAGTGGGCAAGAAGTATGCCGAAACGCGGGAGTCGGCAGACAAGCAGGTGGAGGAGGCAAAGGAAGCCTACCGGAACGCCCGCGACACCACGCTCGCGGATTTGCCGCAGGACGAACACGGACGGGCGAAAATCGTCTGTCGGCGATACGCCGAACGTCGCGCGGTGCGACTCGATAAGGAAGGTCGTCCGGCCTGTTTCGACGCGGAACATCCGGCCTGTGAGGGGTGTGTGGAGGACATTCGGGAACGAACCATCGAAACGTGGTAACTGCGAAATGAATGACTACTCTTTGACTATTTATTTTAGCGTTCGAACCGAATAGCGGTTCGGCAATCTCAAATCTGGCTTTGCCAACATACTCATCAATTGGACATTCAAAATTTAGGTTCTGTCTGTGTACTGTCGTAGGCTCTCCAATCGGATTTCAAGCAACAGAGCTGTTCTCGACTATGAATTTCTCACAAAGTGGTCTGCTATCCGGAATTTTCTTCAAATAATAGATATAATTTATAATCTTGGCTAGCCTACACGACACTCGGGGACATAACAATGAGTACGAAATCAGAGAGCGGTGTTGACGTGGTATCCAGCACTGCCGAAACATCGTGGCGAGCCTCGATGGGTGCGGGGGCAATCATCGCCGTCGTTGGCGTTCTTGCCATCCTTTCGCCGTTCGTGGCGGGTGTGTCGCTGTCGATTTTACTGGGCGCGCTACTGGTCGTCGGTGCGCTGGTGCACGTCGCACACGCCTTTTCGGGTGGGTGGAAACGGTTCTTCATCCAAGGACTGCTCGCGGTCGTGTACGCCATCGCCGGTATCGCACTGCTGTCGAACCCCGTCATCGGACTGACGACGTTGACCATCCTGCTGGTCGCGTTCCTGCTCGCGGAAGGTATCCTCGAAATCGTGATGGGATTCCAAGCCCGCAGTGAGAAAGGCTGGGCCGCGCTCGTCGTGAGCGGCGTTCTCGCGTTGGCCGTGGCCGGACTCATCTGGGCCGGATTCCCAACCAGCGCGCTCTGGGCAGTCGGACTCCTGTTCGGCGTGAACCTACTCGTCAGCGGCGTCTCGATGATGTTCATGGCACAGGGAAGCAGAACCGAGGCCCGCGAAACCGCTCGCTCGGACACAGCACGCGGTGCCTGAGGAACGAACCACGACAACCACATTCATTTTCGTCCAGTCGATTAGCTGAGCGAGAGCCGGATAGACCGATTTTTGAAACCGCCACTCGTCATTTGTTCCATGACTCGCCCGCTCGTCGCCCTCATCATGGCTGGTGGAACCGGAACGCGATTATATCCCGCGAGCAGAAGCGACCGCCCGAAGCAGTTCCTCTCGCTCCTCGGGGACGATTCCCTACTCGCCGAAACCGTCGAACGCGCCGGGTTCGCCGACGAAATTTTCGTCTGTACCGGGGACGACCACGCCGACCTCGTGCGCGAACACGTCCCTGAAGTCGGCGTGCTGGTCGAACCCGAACCCAAAGACACCGGCCCTGCGCTCGCCTACGCCGCCCACCGAATCCGCGAACAGGTCGGTGACTGCGTTCTGTTGTGCATGCCGAGTGACCACCACATCGCTGGCGATTTCGAAACGACCGCCCGCCGTGCCGCCTCGATTGCAGTGGAAACCGAGGGGGTCGTAACTGTGGGAATCGAACCCACTCGACCCGCGACCGGATACGGCTACATCGAACCCGGAACAGACTACGGAGGCCATTTCTGTGTCGATCAATTCCGCGAAAAACCGGACGCTGAAACCGCAGAGCAGTTCGTGAAGGACGGCTTCTACTGGAACGCAGGACTGTTCGCGTGGACGCCGGAGGCCTTCCTGCGGGAGGCGCGTGATTCCCCGCTTTCTCCTCTCGTCTCGGCACTCGAAGAAGGTAATTTAAAACACGGCTTCGACCGCGTCGAATCCGTGAGCGTCGATTACGCCGTGATGGAGCGTACCGACGAAGCCTCCGTCGTTCCCGCCGATTTCGAGTGGGACGACTTGGGTTCGTGGGATGCACTCGAACGACTCGTTCCCGGCGAAAATACGGTTCTCGGCGACGTGCTGACCATCGACGCAACCGGCAACGTCGTCGCCAGCGACAAACACGTGAGCCTCGTCGGGGTAGACGATTTGGTCGTCACATCGTACGACGACCGCGTCCTCGTCGTCCCGAAGTCCGAGGCTCAGCGCGTGCGCGAAGTAGTCTCGGAACTGCGAACGGAAGACCGATTCTGAGGGCTGTCGCTTACTCTGATTAGCCACCACTTTTCTTACTCTGCCTCTCGTACCTCAGACGCCATGACCGACACGCCAGCCATCCAGTCGGTCGAAACGGAAGACGAATACATTCACGTCCGGTTTCGCAACCCCGACGAGTTCGACACGATTCGGACGCCGGACTGGGCAGAACACGCCGCCCAAGACGTATCTCAGGGTGCAGAGGTCAGAACCGGAAAACGAAAGCAGAACGATGATTGGGTGGTTCAGAGCGTCCTCATCAAAAAGCAAGCAGGAGAGGGCAAAGCCCGCGACGAGGCGAAACAGATACTCGAGAAAATCGAATCCTAAAAAAGAGCGTAGAAGAAGTGGGAAACTTCGCCGAATCGGTGCGATTCGTGTCGATTCGTCCCCACTGCAAGGTCGATTTCCCCTACCACAAATCGCAGTAGTGGAACTTGCCGTCACCCACTTCGCGTGTAACGACCTCGCCGGTTTCGACCGAAACCGGCGCGTCGAAAATCGGGCCATCCCAGACGAACGTGTGGAACTCGCCGTTCTCACCACAAGGGTCAATATTTTCGGGCAAATCCGCGAGAAACGCAGAATCGAGTTCTCTCCCCGCGAACGCCAAATCGAGCAGTGAGCCGTCCACCGCCACGACAGTCGCGCGAAATCCGGCGTCGAGAAACGCCTCGATTTGTTCGTCGGTGTCTCGATTCCAGACCGGCCAATAGCCATCGATATTCGTTTCCGCAAGCTGATTTTCACGGTACTCTCGTATCTCTTCCAAAAACAGGTCTGCGAAGGCAACGCGCTCGATGCCGAGCGATTCGTACTCTGCCATCACGTCGGCCATCCGCGATTCGTACTCTTCGTTCGAACATTCCTGTGGGAGTTCCACGAATCGAATGGGCAGACCGATGCTTTCAGCTTGTTTCTCGTACAATTTCTGGCGCACGCCGTGCATGCTACTGCGCCCGTTTTCCGAAATCGTCGTGAGCAGTTCGGTCACGTCATCGGTTCCGAGTTCGAAGAGGGCGTAGGCGGCGTCTTTCCCGCCGCTCCACGACAGAACCGTCCTCGATTCGGTCGATTCTGCCGATGTGCTTTGCTCTGCCATTAGCTTCTCAGTCTGCCGCCGTCTATCGGAAGGGCGACACCGTTTACGAAACTCGTCCGGTCGCTGGACAAGAACGCGACTGTGTCGCCGAGTTCCATCGGGTCGCCGACGCGGTTCATCGGGATGTCGTTCGCCCAGTCCGCGAGCCCCTCCTCGTAGCTGTCGTACTCCCCGCGTTCGAGCGCGGCCTCTACGAGTTCCTGAATTCGCGGCGTTTCGTGTGCACCCGGTAGAACCGCGTTGACTCGCACGTCGGGGGCGAATTCGCGGGCTTGGGTCTTCATCAGACCGATGACTCCCCGACGAACTGCGTTCGAAAGGACGAGTCCGTCGATTGCTTCCCGAACGCTGGTCGAAGTGATGTTGACGACGGTTCCGGCGTCACTCTCTGCGAGATGCGGATGGGCGCGCTTGGTCAACCAGACTGCGCTCATCACGAGCAAATCGTAGGCGGCGTACCAGTCGCGTTCAGTGGTGTCGAGAAACGGCCCACTCGGCGGCCCACCTGCCGAGGTAACGAGGTGGTCGAGTCCGCCGAACTCCTTCACGGTCGCCTCGACCAGCGTCTCGATTTCGTCCGGGTCGGTGATGTCCGTCGGTACCGAGAGAACGTCGCCGCCGTCTACCGCCTCGATTTTCCGTTTTGCGTCGGCCAATCCGTCCTCACTCCGGGCACAGATGACGACGTTCGCTCCTTCTCGGGCCAATGCTTTCGCACTCGCCAATCCCAGTCCGCTCGAACTCGCCGTTACCAGCGCCGTGTTGCCCTCCAAATCGAGGTTCATACTTCGAACTCCGCGCGAATCGCTAAAACTCCTCGGGGGACGGTTGCCGAACCGTCACTTCGCCGTCGTGTGTCACACCGATGAGCAGGGGCGTGCGAACCGCCCGACCCTCAATGGCGTCACCCGCATCGTCGCTGATCCGTTTCATCAGTTCGGGAGCGGCGTGGTTCACCTTCACACCTGCTTCGTCACAGGCGTCGTAGACTCTCGACGGAACGTCGTAGAGGTCAGTTTCCGGTTCGACTTCGATACGAACCGGTGCCCGAAGTGCTTTTGCGAACGCAACCGTCTCTCGCGCCTTACTGATGTTTTCGCGCGCGCTGGCTTCGACGCTGGAGACGTTCGCCCGCGAGGTACCCAGTCGTCCTGCGATGTCGGCCTGTGCGACCCCACGCTCGCGGAGCACCAACACCTCTGCTTGTCGCTGGGTGAGGACGCTCGTCTCCGCGGAAAATCCCGCTCGGCGAAGAATCTCGTCTACGTCTGCTTCGTCGCTCATATCGCCTTTCCTCCGACTTCTTCCGGCATGTTCGTCCCTACATGCCCGACCCGCAAAGGACTGTCCACTCGGCAGGTTATCCGCCCCAGAAGTTGTCTCGACTTCCGAGGCGCTCACGACGTTTTCGCTTGTTACTGCGAGTCGTCTCGGACGCTTCCGTGTCGTCCTCGCTTTCGTCTTCGTCCTCCGGTTCCATCGGAAGACGCTCGATGGGGTCGGCAATCGCGTGGTTGCCTTTGACGTTCGTGATTTTCACCTTGGCGCGGGCGTCAGGTAGAATGCCATCCACGAGGACGATGAACCCATTGTCGGTTCGACCGACGCCGGAACCGCTCTCGTGGATGTCGTCGATTTCCACGACGACTTCCTCGCCCGGTTGGACGGGTGCGGTTTTCAGCTCGCGGATTGGCTGGTTGTAGTGGTTGCACCACTCCGCGCCGCCGCGGTCGCCGTAGTGGTGACAGCCCATTCCACTGATTCGCTCTTCGAAACTGGGGCAGCTATCTGCCAGTGGACAGTCCGGCATGAGTGAGAATTTTGTGGCACTCGCCTAAACACTTCCGCAACCTTTTCCGTGCTCTCGTTCGCTCCGTTGTCACTCACGAGAACTTCGCTCACGAAGACACGCCTCACTCCCACAGTCGCGTCTTCGACGCTCCTTCGAGGGATTGTCGGCTCGAAAAAATCTTCGGCTTTTCGGTGAGCAGTTCACCGGCGGTCTACTGCTTTGCGTCTACTACGCTTTTCATCAGAATTCGGAAGATAAAAATGTCGGAGATGGGAGTAATACCCGATGAACCGAATCGTCGCTGTCGTCGGCCTGTTCGTGCTGTCCGGCCTGCTCATGGTGATCGGGGTCGGTAGCTTGCTAATCGGGTTCGCGCTCGCACCCGAATTTATCATCTTTGGTGCACTGTTAGCACTGCTTAGCACGATTCTCGGTGCAATCGTCTTCGCGCTGGAAGAGACGTAAACTGAAAACCAACTCAAACACCTCCACCTCACTTCTTTGCCCACTCACTCTTCCGTCGCTCGCGGTGGGGGTTACGCCAACGGCGTCCGTTCCACAACTTGTCCGTCGTAGGTTGGATACTGCTCTACGATTTCGCCTTTGCTCACGTCTCCTTCTTCTATCATCTCTTCTAGCAACCACCACGCAACTTCGATGTGGTCGGATTTGACGGTGTAGAACTCTTCCGGAACACCGAGTTCCGCAAATCGCTCTTCCGCGGCCCACGTCTTGCCGTAAATGAGCGTGCCGTCGTCGGTCACGTCGTCGAACTCCCGGCGAATCTGGCGGGCCATGCGTTTCAGGCGATTCCGGTGCTGGGCGGCATCCTTGAACACCGAGGTGCAGAAGTAAACGCGCTCGTGGTTGCCCATCACGTCCAGAATTTCTTCCTTTGAGCCATCGACGGCGGACATGTGGCCCTCTTGGAGTTCGTACCCTTCTTCTTGCATTCTACGGTAGTTCCCCTGACTCATCTCGAACTCGTTGACGTTACAAAACTCCGCCGCGTCTTCGTCCAAAAATTCGAGGAACTCCTCTTCGGCGCGAATGCCCGGAATCTCGAACGAGGGTGTGATGCCCTCTTCGCGGGCGATGTAGAGAATTTCTTCCCACTCGGTTCCGTGCATGTCGCCCCAGAGTTCGTAGGGCGGATGGAATCGAATCTCGTCCAGTCCCGCGTCCGCGAGTCGGCGCATGTTCTCACGGCCGCCCGTGATTCCGGTGTAGAGATGCGTGTGGTGGTCGTCGCCGAACTCGTCTTTCAACATCGAGATGTAGCGACAGGTCTTCGCCATCGCCTCTTGCGGTTCGCCGCCCGTGATGGACGTGCCGAGGGCGTCCATCCGCTTTGCCTCGGTGATGATGTCCTCGTCGTTCTCGATTTTTCGCTCGTTGGCGTACACGTCGGTGACGTTCTTCCGGTTCTCTCCGAGCGGGCAGTAAAAGCAGTCACGCTGGTCGCAGTACCCGTAAACGAAGAGCACCATCTTACCCCCCATGGCGCACTGTTCACAGCCCTTGGAAATCATTGGTTATTCCCGTTTTACCCGTGGAGCCTCAAAAAGCGTGCGAATTAGGCCCTGTTCGAACACCAACAGCACAGGTGTGTTAACTACTTTCCCGGATGTGCTCTCGAATAAGTGCCGCCAATTCGCGTGTCGAATGTTCTACTGTACCATCATTTTCGTACGTCACGATTCGCTCGCTGTGAACCGCTACCTGCCGACGATATCGCTGTTCTCGCCCGCTAAGAAGGCGCTCATCTACCGACTCGATGTCGTCTCCACGTTCCCGTAACCGACGCAGTTGTTGCTCGCGCGGAACGGTGAGATACACTGTCAAATCGGGCACGATGGGCGTTAGTGTCTCAACCGAATCTATGTATGCCTGCGCCGAATCGCCGAAATCGTACTGTTTCTGGATAATCGGCGGTTCACAAGCTTGTAACGTTTCGAGATATCTATCTTTAAGAACCGTTTTACCCTCCGCGAGTAACGGTCTTATTTCATTTTCTATCTGATAGAAATGGTCTGCGACAATCGTCGAAACGACGGTCAGCGCGTTTTTCTCAACCTCAAAATATTGGTCTTCGGTCAGTAACCGACGCAGTTCGTCGCCGAGCGGACTGCGAGAGAACTCTCCGACTGTGGCAACGTTCGACCCGAACTCCGATTCGAGTCGAGAAATCAGGGTAGACTTACCGGTTCCGTCCGTCCCTTCGAACGTCACGAGCGTTCCTCGTTTCTCTGTCATTCTCCGGAGCCGACACTACCGCTC
The window above is part of the Haladaptatus cibarius D43 genome. Proteins encoded here:
- a CDS encoding DUF7091 family protein; this encodes MDDRLERFLRIKLREVGKKYAETRESADKQVEEAKEAYRNARDTTLADLPQDEHGRAKIVCRRYAERRAVRLDKEGRPACFDAEHPACEGCVEDIRERTIETW
- a CDS encoding SDR family oxidoreductase, whose protein sequence is MNLDLEGNTALVTASSSGLGLASAKALAREGANVVICARSEDGLADAKRKIEAVDGGDVLSVPTDITDPDEIETLVEATVKEFGGLDHLVTSAGGPPSGPFLDTTERDWYAAYDLLVMSAVWLTKRAHPHLAESDAGTVVNITSTSVREAIDGLVLSNAVRRGVIGLMKTQAREFAPDVRVNAVLPGAHETPRIQELVEAALERGEYDSYEEGLADWANDIPMNRVGDPMELGDTVAFLSSDRTSFVNGVALPIDGGRLRS
- a CDS encoding Tfx family DNA-binding protein; translation: MPSGQSFAGRACRDEHAGRSRRKGDMSDEADVDEILRRAGFSAETSVLTQRQAEVLVLRERGVAQADIAGRLGTSRANVSSVEASARENISKARETVAFAKALRAPVRIEVEPETDLYDVPSRVYDACDEAGVKVNHAAPELMKRISDDAGDAIEGRAVRTPLLIGVTHDGEVTVRQPSPEEF
- a CDS encoding HdeD family acid-resistance protein, coding for MGAGAIIAVVGVLAILSPFVAGVSLSILLGALLVVGALVHVAHAFSGGWKRFFIQGLLAVVYAIAGIALLSNPVIGLTTLTILLVAFLLAEGILEIVMGFQARSEKGWAALVVSGVLALAVAGLIWAGFPTSALWAVGLLFGVNLLVSGVSMMFMAQGSRTEARETARSDTARGA
- a CDS encoding radical SAM protein, translating into MISKGCEQCAMGGKMVLFVYGYCDQRDCFYCPLGENRKNVTDVYANERKIENDEDIITEAKRMDALGTSITGGEPQEAMAKTCRYISMLKDEFGDDHHTHLYTGITGGRENMRRLADAGLDEIRFHPPYELWGDMHGTEWEEILYIAREEGITPSFEIPGIRAEEEFLEFLDEDAAEFCNVNEFEMSQGNYRRMQEEGYELQEGHMSAVDGSKEEILDVMGNHERVYFCTSVFKDAAQHRNRLKRMARQIRREFDDVTDDGTLIYGKTWAAEERFAELGVPEEFYTVKSDHIEVAWWLLEEMIEEGDVSKGEIVEQYPTYDGQVVERTPLA
- a CDS encoding RPA family protein; the protein is MSGAPTREVARRTFAAEFNDASYTFKESDDERAPVYLLLPTGERANRVFVVGTLTEKEDVGEDSEYWRGRVVDPNGDTFFVYAGQYQPDAAAMLRELEAPEYVAIAGKPRTYEMDDGTVNVSLRPESITVVDDSTRDRWVVETAERTLERISTFDDETNRYAAMVREEYDRPVDTYRDNAIRALESLDTDGKSDGGANSQTKEGDEMSDGGVSEEADGESETPMQ
- a CDS encoding TRAM domain-containing protein; the encoded protein is MPDCPLADSCPSFEERISGMGCHHYGDRGGAEWCNHYNQPIRELKTAPVQPGEEVVVEIDDIHESGSGVGRTDNGFIVLVDGILPDARAKVKITNVKGNHAIADPIERLPMEPEDEDESEDDTEASETTRSNKRKRRERLGSRDNFWGG
- a CDS encoding dTMP kinase — encoded protein: MTEKRGTLVTFEGTDGTGKSTLISRLESEFGSNVATVGEFSRSPLGDELRRLLTEDQYFEVEKNALTVVSTIVADHFYQIENEIRPLLAEGKTVLKDRYLETLQACEPPIIQKQYDFGDSAQAYIDSVETLTPIVPDLTVYLTVPREQQLRRLRERGDDIESVDERLLSGREQRYRRQVAVHSERIVTYENDGTVEHSTRELAALIREHIRESS
- a CDS encoding replication factor A (Replication protein A protects and stabilize the intermediate ssDNA that is generated by the unwinding action of a DNA helicase at the replication fork. In addition, SSBs prevent the formation of secondary structures by single-stranded template DNA.) — protein: MTDVRQHAEEIHEQFSDHLDVTVDDVASRLDSLVNEYKVPMEEARRSVTSHYLDEAGLERDDIRTGGTSDVQVEDIETDEQWVNLTTKVVDLWEPRSDSVGQVGLLGDETGTIKFTKWAKSDLPELEEGTVYQLGNVVTDEYQGRYSVKLNRTTNVEELDADIEVGDNATEVEGALIDIQSGSGLIKRCPKEDCTRVLQNGRCSEHGEQEGEFDLRIKGVVDDGMDVHEVIFNEEATQNLTGIELEEAKQMAMDALDTTVVADEMRAKTLGYYYRVSGPTMGRYVLANDVEQLSGPVDAEAALIKARSM
- a CDS encoding Dph6-related ATP pyrophosphatase, with the translated sequence MAEQSTSAESTESRTVLSWSGGKDAAYALFELGTDDVTELLTTISENGRSSMHGVRQKLYEKQAESIGLPIRFVELPQECSNEEYESRMADVMAEYESLGIERVAFADLFLEEIREYRENQLAETNIDGYWPVWNRDTDEQIEAFLDAGFRATVVAVDGSLLDLAFAGRELDSAFLADLPENIDPCGENGEFHTFVWDGPIFDAPVSVETGEVVTREVGDGKFHYCDLW
- a CDS encoding mannose-1-phosphate guanylyltransferase, with amino-acid sequence MTRPLVALIMAGGTGTRLYPASRSDRPKQFLSLLGDDSLLAETVERAGFADEIFVCTGDDHADLVREHVPEVGVLVEPEPKDTGPALAYAAHRIREQVGDCVLLCMPSDHHIAGDFETTARRAASIAVETEGVVTVGIEPTRPATGYGYIEPGTDYGGHFCVDQFREKPDAETAEQFVKDGFYWNAGLFAWTPEAFLREARDSPLSPLVSALEEGNLKHGFDRVESVSVDYAVMERTDEASVVPADFEWDDLGSWDALERLVPGENTVLGDVLTIDATGNVVASDKHVSLVGVDDLVVTSYDDRVLVVPKSEAQRVREVVSELRTEDRF